One window of the Janthinobacterium sp. PAMC25594 genome contains the following:
- a CDS encoding MFS transporter: MSSGASALTLPALFSYGLFGLPLAMLALPIYIYVAPFYAQRSSLDLAQIGAVLLAARIAAAFIDPALGAWMARGGRSYAAYVGAALPLLLLGFGALFHPPSLSHGATLAWFLAALLLVYTAYGLAGIAHQSWGAALSHAPTQRARVAAVREGCGLLGVILAAGLTSVLGYDGLSLAFAVCLLATGALLLARAPRPALRSAGDAVADRGWKVPLRQRAFRWLFAVLLVNGVAAAIPATLFLFFAGDYLGLGHYAGPFLIVYFCAAAASMPVWVALARRFGEARAWGGAMLLAATVFVWAYGLGAGAAGGFATICLLSGLALGADLALPPALLAGLIGAAGHAGRHEAAYFGWWNWGVQMSLALAAGIALPLLAWLGYVPGSSKGLPALSAAYALLPCALKLLAALLLWRAPLQHIYSDHLENRPCTS; the protein is encoded by the coding sequence ATGAGTAGCGGGGCCAGCGCTTTGACCTTGCCGGCCCTGTTCAGTTATGGCTTGTTCGGCTTGCCGCTGGCCATGCTGGCGCTGCCCATCTATATCTATGTGGCGCCGTTTTATGCGCAGCGCAGCAGCCTTGATCTGGCGCAAATCGGCGCCGTGCTGCTGGCGGCCCGCATCGCCGCCGCCTTCATCGATCCGGCCCTCGGTGCCTGGATGGCGCGCGGCGGGCGCAGCTATGCCGCGTATGTCGGCGCCGCGCTGCCGTTGCTGCTGCTGGGCTTTGGCGCCCTGTTCCATCCGCCGTCCCTGTCGCATGGGGCCACCTTGGCGTGGTTCCTGGCCGCCTTGCTGCTCGTCTACACCGCCTATGGCCTGGCCGGCATCGCGCACCAGAGCTGGGGCGCGGCCTTGAGCCATGCGCCCACGCAGCGGGCGCGCGTGGCGGCCGTGCGCGAAGGCTGCGGCTTGCTCGGCGTGATCCTGGCGGCGGGACTGACCTCCGTGCTCGGCTATGACGGCTTGTCGCTGGCCTTCGCCGTCTGCCTGCTGGCGACGGGCGCGCTGTTGCTGGCGCGCGCGCCGCGTCCCGCCTTGCGCAGCGCCGGGGACGCGGTCGCCGACCGCGGTTGGAAAGTCCCGTTGCGCCAGCGCGCGTTTCGCTGGCTGTTTGCCGTCTTGCTCGTCAATGGCGTGGCCGCCGCCATCCCCGCCACCCTGTTCCTGTTCTTTGCCGGCGATTATTTGGGTCTGGGCCATTACGCGGGGCCGTTCCTGATCGTCTACTTTTGCGCGGCGGCCGCCTCGATGCCCGTGTGGGTGGCGCTGGCGCGCCGCTTTGGCGAAGCGCGTGCCTGGGGCGGCGCCATGCTGCTGGCCGCGACCGTGTTTGTCTGGGCGTATGGCCTGGGCGCGGGCGCCGCCGGGGGCTTTGCCACCATCTGCCTGCTGTCGGGCCTGGCACTGGGCGCCGACCTGGCCTTGCCGCCGGCCTTGCTGGCAGGGCTGATCGGCGCGGCCGGCCATGCCGGGCGGCACGAAGCGGCATATTTCGGCTGGTGGAACTGGGGCGTGCAAATGAGCCTGGCGCTGGCGGCCGGCATCGCCTTGCCCCTGCTGGCCTGGCTCGGCTATGTGCCGGGCAGCAGCAAAGGCTTGCCGGCCCTGTCCGCCGCTTACGCCTTGCTGCCCTGCGCCTTGAAACTGCTGGCGGCGCTGCTGCTGTGGCGTGCGCCTCTACAACATATATATAGCGACCACCTGGAGAATCGACCATGCACCTCATGA
- a CDS encoding chalcone isomerase family protein: protein MRRLLATVVLSLTMLGAAAAPPAFIAADVPEARLAGEGDYTWFGMRIYRAQLWVGANGYQGAASATAPFVLELRYARGLDGKKIAEASYEQMQKIGAGTPEQRLAWLATMQRIFPDVKEDQRIAGAYRAGIAPGVRFYLDGKVLADVSDGDFARAFFAIWLSPGSTAPTLRAALLQSAAPLP from the coding sequence ATGCGCCGCCTGCTTGCCACTGTTGTGCTGTCCTTGACCATGTTGGGCGCCGCGGCCGCGCCGCCTGCCTTTATTGCTGCCGACGTGCCTGAAGCCCGCCTGGCGGGGGAGGGCGACTATACGTGGTTCGGCATGCGTATTTATCGGGCACAACTGTGGGTGGGCGCGAACGGTTACCAGGGCGCGGCGTCGGCTACGGCGCCTTTCGTGCTGGAATTGCGCTACGCGCGTGGGCTCGACGGCAAGAAGATCGCCGAGGCCAGTTATGAACAGATGCAGAAAATTGGCGCCGGCACGCCGGAGCAGCGCCTGGCGTGGCTGGCCACCATGCAGCGCATCTTTCCTGACGTCAAGGAAGACCAGCGCATCGCGGGCGCCTACCGGGCCGGCATCGCGCCCGGCGTGCGCTTTTATCTCGATGGCAAGGTGCTGGCCGACGTGAGCGATGGCGACTTCGCACGCGCCTTTTTCGCCATCTGGCTGTCGCCCGGGTCGACGGCGCCGACGCTGCGCGCGGCCCTGCTGCAGAGCGCGGCGCCACTGCCATGA
- a CDS encoding class I SAM-dependent methyltransferase: MSSESLPTGLQARSSACPPAHLDMPAAARMIVRLLEKLQYGALRLRTPDGSILLYGDGGQPVTLDLHNWRLCAAVLRSGDIGFAETFIAGDWRTDNLPGLIELMIRNRAQVESLIYGNWWGNLLYKVRHLLNRNSRAGSKKNIHAHYDIGNAFYQLWLDPSMTYSSALFTEGASLEQAQGAKYRRIADQLQLQPGQRVLEIGCGWGGFAETVARDHGAHVTGLTLSTEQLAYARQRLQDAGLAQQADLQLCDYRDSHGQYDAIASIEMFEAVGQSYWPGYFECVARNLKRGGRACIQTIVIADALFERYSKSTDFIQQYIFPGGMLPSPMEFRRAAEAQGLRVVDAFSFGLDYAETLRQWRASFLARRTALEKQGFDGRFLLTWEFYLAYCEAAFQAHNTDVMQFTLIKE; this comes from the coding sequence ATGAGCTCCGAATCCCTGCCGACCGGCTTGCAGGCGCGCAGCAGCGCATGTCCCCCCGCGCATCTGGACATGCCCGCCGCCGCGCGCATGATCGTGCGTCTGCTGGAAAAATTGCAATATGGCGCCCTGCGCCTGCGCACGCCTGACGGCAGTATCTTGCTGTACGGTGATGGCGGCCAGCCCGTCACCCTGGACTTGCACAACTGGCGCCTGTGTGCGGCCGTGTTGCGCTCGGGCGATATCGGCTTTGCGGAAACGTTTATCGCCGGCGACTGGCGCACGGACAATTTGCCGGGCTTGATCGAATTGATGATACGCAACCGTGCGCAGGTCGAGTCCCTGATCTACGGCAACTGGTGGGGCAACCTGCTGTACAAGGTGCGGCATTTGCTCAATCGCAATTCGCGCGCCGGCAGCAAGAAAAATATCCACGCCCATTACGACATCGGCAACGCCTTTTATCAGCTGTGGCTGGACCCGTCGATGACGTATTCGAGCGCCCTGTTTACCGAAGGCGCCAGCCTGGAGCAGGCGCAAGGTGCGAAATACCGCCGCATCGCCGATCAGCTGCAACTGCAGCCGGGTCAGCGCGTGCTGGAAATCGGCTGCGGCTGGGGCGGCTTTGCGGAAACGGTGGCGCGCGACCACGGCGCCCATGTGACGGGCCTGACCTTGTCGACCGAACAGCTGGCCTATGCACGCCAGCGCCTGCAGGACGCGGGGCTGGCTCAGCAGGCCGATCTGCAACTGTGCGACTACCGCGACAGCCATGGCCAGTACGACGCCATCGCCTCGATCGAGATGTTCGAAGCCGTGGGACAAAGCTACTGGCCCGGCTATTTCGAATGCGTGGCGCGCAACCTGAAGCGGGGCGGACGCGCCTGCATCCAGACCATCGTCATCGCCGACGCATTGTTCGAGCGCTACAGCAAGAGTACGGATTTCATTCAACAGTACATCTTCCCGGGCGGCATGTTGCCTTCGCCAATGGAATTTCGCCGCGCCGCCGAGGCGCAGGGCTTGCGCGTGGTGGACGCCTTCAGCTTTGGCCTCGATTACGCGGAAACCCTGCGCCAGTGGCGCGCCAGTTTCCTGGCCCGGCGCACGGCGCTGGAAAAGCAGGGTTTCGATGGCCGTTTCCTGCTGACCTGGGAGTTTTACCTCGCGTATTGCGAGGCCGCCTTCCAGGCGCACAACACGGATGTGATGCAATTTACCCTGATCAAGGAGTGA
- a CDS encoding DUF1365 domain-containing protein, producing the protein MPRDPSPPVPSQPQLCLGRVRHARLRPRAHAFAYGMFYLRLPLRSMGRQDFPARLISRNGANVLSFRDSDHGDGATPLLEWIDGLLRQHGVLDAGGEVWLQTMPRLFGYVFNPVSFWFCHRPDGALRAVVCDVRNTFGERHLYLLEQGGAIAYGSELRASKIFHVSPFCKVEGNYRFRFLRNHDKDGERHLARVDYDDLDGPILQTSLSGTARPLRDGAIAWALLRYPLMTFGVMARIHWQALRLWLRRVPFFSKPHPPQEKVSR; encoded by the coding sequence ATGCCGCGTGATCCATCGCCGCCCGTGCCGTCGCAGCCCCAGCTGTGCCTGGGACGGGTGCGCCATGCGCGGCTGCGTCCGCGTGCGCATGCCTTTGCTTACGGCATGTTTTATCTGCGCCTGCCCTTGCGCAGCATGGGGAGGCAGGATTTTCCCGCTCGCCTGATCTCGCGCAATGGCGCCAACGTGCTGTCCTTCCGCGACAGCGACCATGGCGATGGCGCGACGCCGCTGCTGGAGTGGATCGATGGCTTGCTGCGCCAGCATGGCGTGTTGGATGCGGGCGGTGAAGTCTGGCTGCAAACCATGCCGCGCCTGTTCGGCTATGTCTTCAACCCTGTCAGCTTCTGGTTTTGCCATCGCCCGGATGGCGCGCTGCGCGCCGTGGTCTGCGACGTGCGCAATACCTTTGGCGAGCGCCACCTGTACTTGCTCGAGCAGGGCGGCGCCATCGCGTATGGCAGCGAGTTGCGCGCCAGTAAGATTTTCCATGTGTCGCCGTTTTGCAAGGTGGAAGGCAATTATCGTTTTCGTTTCCTGCGCAACCACGACAAGGATGGCGAGCGCCACCTGGCCCGCGTCGATTACGACGACCTCGACGGTCCTATTTTGCAGACGAGCTTGTCCGGCACGGCGCGGCCGCTGCGCGATGGCGCCATCGCCTGGGCCTTGCTGCGCTATCCCCTGATGACGTTTGGCGTGATGGCGCGCATCCATTGGCAAGCCTTGCGCCTGTGGCTGCGCCGCGTGCCGTTTTTCAGCAAACCCCACCCCCCACAAGAAAAGGTGTCCCGATGA
- a CDS encoding NAD(P)/FAD-dependent oxidoreductase, giving the protein MKIAVVGAGIAGLSCAYGLAQAGQDVTLYEAGDYFGGHSHTVDVTLDGVMHGVDTGFLVFNHATYPNLVQLFDELGVEAADSDMSFSVKMPLGTAANDRVLEWAGANFDTVFTQRSNLLRPAFLRMLRDIVRFNRQASALATASLPAPAMSLGEFLDLHGYGAEFRHWYLLPMAACIWSCPARQMLAFPLATFIRFCHNHGLLQVSNRPQWRTVRGGSRVYVEKLLDGIPQRRLACPVLAVRRQPHGGARMVELHTAAGVEHVDHVVLACHSDQSLALLGDIRDDERCVLEAVRYQPNRAVLHTDASCLPQHRRAWSAWNYQGRPAVEEGEAPQVCVHYLLNQLQPLPFSTPVIVSLNPLDEPDPAKVIDEFSYAHPVFDGAAIAAQARLAGFQGAQHTWFAGAWTGYGFHEDGLKSGLAVAQALNGMASEELGHAA; this is encoded by the coding sequence ATGAAAATTGCTGTCGTCGGAGCGGGAATTGCCGGTTTGTCGTGTGCCTATGGCTTGGCGCAAGCGGGCCAGGACGTCACCTTGTACGAGGCGGGCGACTATTTTGGCGGTCACAGCCATACGGTGGATGTCACGCTCGATGGCGTCATGCATGGCGTCGACACGGGTTTTCTCGTGTTTAACCATGCCACCTACCCGAACCTGGTGCAACTGTTTGACGAACTCGGTGTCGAGGCGGCCGACAGCGATATGTCGTTTTCCGTGAAGATGCCGCTGGGCACTGCCGCGAATGACCGCGTGCTGGAATGGGCGGGCGCCAATTTCGATACCGTGTTCACCCAGCGCAGCAATCTGCTGCGCCCGGCCTTCCTGCGCATGCTGCGCGATATCGTGCGTTTCAACCGGCAAGCCAGCGCCCTGGCCACGGCCAGCTTGCCGGCGCCGGCCATGTCGCTGGGCGAGTTTCTCGACCTGCATGGCTACGGCGCCGAGTTCCGCCACTGGTACCTGCTGCCGATGGCCGCCTGCATCTGGTCGTGCCCGGCGCGCCAGATGCTGGCCTTTCCGCTGGCTACCTTCATCCGTTTCTGCCACAACCATGGTTTGCTGCAAGTGAGCAACCGGCCGCAATGGCGCACGGTGCGCGGCGGTTCCCGCGTGTACGTGGAAAAACTGCTGGACGGCATCCCGCAGCGGCGCCTGGCTTGCCCCGTGCTGGCCGTGCGTCGCCAGCCGCACGGCGGCGCGCGCATGGTCGAGCTGCACACGGCCGCCGGCGTCGAGCATGTCGATCACGTCGTGCTCGCTTGCCACAGCGACCAGTCGCTGGCCTTGCTGGGAGATATCCGCGACGACGAGCGCTGCGTGCTCGAAGCCGTGCGCTACCAGCCCAATCGCGCTGTGCTGCACACGGATGCGTCCTGCCTGCCGCAGCACCGCCGCGCCTGGTCGGCCTGGAATTACCAGGGCCGGCCGGCAGTGGAGGAAGGCGAGGCGCCGCAGGTATGCGTGCATTACTTGCTGAACCAGTTGCAGCCTTTGCCCTTCAGCACGCCCGTCATCGTCTCGCTCAATCCGCTCGACGAGCCCGATCCGGCCAAGGTCATCGACGAGTTTTCCTACGCGCACCCCGTGTTCGATGGCGCGGCCATTGCCGCCCAGGCGCGCCTGGCCGGCTTCCAGGGCGCGCAGCACACGTGGTTCGCGGGCGCCTGGACGGGCTACGGCTTTCATGAAGACGGCTTGAAGTCGGGCCTGGCGGTGGCGCAAGCGCTGAACGGCATGGCGTCGGAGGAGCTCGGCCATGCCGCGTGA
- a CDS encoding MerR family transcriptional regulator encodes MDTDLQPPSAFSISDVERDTGLAKETLRVWERRYAFPQPQRDAFGERSYPAEQVQKLRMVKRLLDLGFRPGKIMQHSTLQLQQLASAGSAAPSTPAPQLEHYLALCRSHQMAELGDALRQALAVLGLKAFTIDVIAPLTGLVGEAWACGDLAVYEEHLYSETLQTVMRHAIFSLPQASSPSMRTPRIVLSTLPQERHGLGLLMAEALCAAAGAHCMSLGVETPLADIVAAARAQRADIVALSFSSASKQRQTRDSLQQLHASLPPDMELWAGGRSPVLYKQPPAFVHVLDLRQVEESIADWRRRHQALALQTH; translated from the coding sequence ATGGATACTGACCTGCAACCCCCTTCCGCTTTCAGCATCAGCGACGTCGAGCGCGATACGGGGCTGGCCAAGGAAACCTTGCGTGTGTGGGAGCGCCGCTACGCCTTTCCCCAGCCCCAGCGCGACGCCTTTGGCGAGCGCAGCTATCCGGCCGAGCAAGTGCAGAAGTTGCGCATGGTCAAGCGCCTGCTGGACCTCGGATTTCGTCCGGGCAAAATCATGCAACACAGCACCTTGCAACTGCAGCAGCTGGCCAGCGCCGGCAGTGCGGCGCCATCCACGCCGGCCCCCCAACTCGAACACTACCTGGCCCTGTGCCGCAGCCACCAGATGGCGGAATTGGGCGACGCGCTGCGCCAGGCCCTGGCCGTGCTGGGCTTGAAAGCGTTCACCATCGACGTCATCGCGCCTCTGACGGGCCTGGTCGGCGAAGCGTGGGCCTGCGGCGACCTGGCCGTGTATGAAGAGCATCTGTATAGCGAAACCTTGCAAACGGTGATGCGCCATGCCATTTTTTCCCTGCCGCAGGCAAGCAGCCCGTCCATGCGCACGCCGCGTATCGTCCTCAGTACCTTGCCGCAGGAGCGGCATGGCCTGGGGCTGCTGATGGCCGAGGCGCTATGCGCGGCGGCCGGCGCCCATTGCATGTCGCTGGGGGTGGAAACGCCGCTGGCGGACATCGTCGCGGCCGCCCGCGCGCAGCGGGCCGACATCGTGGCACTGTCGTTTTCCAGCGCCAGCAAGCAACGGCAGACGCGCGACAGCCTGCAGCAGTTGCATGCAAGCTTGCCGCCAGACATGGAATTGTGGGCTGGCGGACGCAGTCCCGTGCTGTACAAGCAGCCGCCGGCGTTCGTGCATGTGCTGGACTTGCGGCAAGTCGAGGAAAGCATCGCCGACTGGCGCCGCCGCCATCAGGCGCTGGCCCTGCAAACCCACTGA
- the ftsY gene encoding signal recognition particle-docking protein FtsY — translation MFSFFKKKPIAPEAAPAEPLVLPAATPPAPQPAATPLSGAPAELVPVIVAAEPEKKSWMTRLKAGLSKTSNTLSVLFVGAKIDDALYEELEAALLMSDAGIDATEFLLTELKKKVKEDKLLDAAAVKAALKVLLIDLLSPLEKRFELGRYKPLVMMISGVNGAGKTTTIGKLAKHMQSNNQSVLLAAGDTFRAAAREQLMVWGERNNVSVISQESGDPAAVAYDSVQSAKARGIDVVMVDTAGRLPTQLHLMEELKKIKRVIGKGMEGAPHETLLVIDGNTGQNALTQVKAFDDALQLSGLVITKLDGTAKGGVLAAIARVRPVPVYFIGIGEKIEDLQPFVAAEFVEALLG, via the coding sequence ATGTTTAGTTTCTTCAAGAAAAAACCCATCGCTCCCGAGGCTGCGCCAGCCGAGCCCCTCGTCCTTCCCGCCGCCACGCCGCCCGCACCGCAGCCTGCCGCTACGCCCCTGAGCGGCGCGCCGGCCGAGCTCGTGCCCGTGATCGTGGCCGCCGAACCCGAGAAAAAATCGTGGATGACGCGCCTGAAGGCGGGCCTGTCGAAAACCTCGAATACCTTGTCCGTGCTGTTCGTCGGCGCGAAGATCGACGACGCCCTGTACGAAGAGCTGGAGGCGGCGCTGCTGATGTCCGACGCGGGCATCGACGCCACGGAATTCCTGCTCACGGAATTGAAGAAAAAGGTCAAGGAAGACAAGCTGCTCGACGCCGCCGCCGTCAAGGCCGCGCTGAAGGTACTGCTGATCGACCTGCTCTCGCCGCTGGAAAAGCGCTTCGAGCTGGGCCGCTACAAGCCGCTGGTGATGATGATTTCCGGCGTGAATGGCGCCGGCAAGACCACCACCATCGGCAAGCTGGCCAAGCACATGCAGTCGAACAACCAGTCCGTGCTGCTGGCCGCGGGCGACACCTTCCGCGCCGCCGCGCGCGAGCAACTGATGGTCTGGGGCGAGCGCAACAACGTCAGCGTGATTTCGCAGGAATCGGGCGACCCGGCCGCCGTGGCCTACGACTCCGTGCAATCGGCGAAGGCGCGCGGCATCGACGTGGTCATGGTCGACACGGCCGGCCGCTTGCCGACGCAGTTGCACCTGATGGAAGAGTTGAAGAAAATCAAGCGCGTGATCGGCAAGGGCATGGAGGGCGCGCCGCATGAAACCCTGCTCGTCATCGACGGCAACACGGGCCAGAATGCCCTCACGCAAGTGAAAGCGTTTGACGATGCCTTGCAGTTGAGCGGCCTGGTGATCACCAAGCTCGATGGTACCGCCAAGGGCGGCGTGCTGGCGGCGATTGCCCGCGTACGCCCCGTGCCCGTGTATTTCATCGGCATCGGTGAAAAAATTGAAGACTTGCAGCCTTTCGTGGCTGCCGAATTTGTCGAAGCGCTGCTCGGATAA
- a CDS encoding cell division ATP-binding protein FtsE, whose product MIEFQHVSKQYSSDAVALSDISLSIAKGELVFLAGPSGAGKSTLLKMIAAMERPSSGKLIVNGQDMAKIKPAGVPFLRRNMGLIFQQQKLLNDRSILANVMLPLLVVGAHKVAAEQRARAALDKVGLLDRAMARPLSLSGGEQQRVSIARAIVNRPQIILADEPTANLDRASANKVLDALKAFHSVGVTCLISSHDEQMLDAAARVIHLKNGQLVAIDKATQAPVFAPPDPDFAPAPDPDDAQGEQA is encoded by the coding sequence ATGATTGAATTTCAGCACGTCTCCAAGCAATACTCCTCCGATGCCGTGGCCCTCAGCGACATTTCGCTGAGCATTGCCAAAGGCGAGCTGGTCTTTCTGGCCGGCCCGTCCGGCGCCGGCAAGTCCACCCTGCTGAAAATGATCGCCGCCATGGAACGCCCCAGCTCGGGCAAGCTGATCGTCAATGGCCAGGACATGGCAAAGATCAAGCCGGCCGGCGTGCCGTTTTTGCGCCGTAACATGGGCCTGATCTTCCAGCAGCAAAAATTACTGAACGACCGCTCCATCCTGGCCAACGTCATGCTGCCGCTGCTCGTCGTCGGCGCGCATAAAGTTGCGGCGGAGCAGCGCGCGCGCGCCGCACTCGACAAGGTGGGCCTGCTGGACCGCGCCATGGCGCGTCCGCTGTCGCTGTCGGGCGGCGAACAGCAGCGCGTGTCGATCGCGCGCGCCATCGTCAACCGGCCGCAGATCATCCTGGCCGACGAACCGACGGCCAACCTGGACCGCGCCAGCGCCAACAAGGTGCTCGATGCCCTCAAAGCATTCCATTCGGTGGGCGTGACCTGCCTCATTTCCAGCCATGACGAACAGATGCTCGACGCCGCCGCCCGCGTGATCCACCTGAAGAACGGCCAGCTGGTCGCCATCGACAAGGCCACGCAGGCGCCCGTCTTCGCGCCGCCCGACCCCGATTTTGCGCCCGCCCCCGACCCGGACGACGCGCAGGGAGAACAGGCATGA
- the ftsX gene encoding permease-like cell division protein FtsX, giving the protein MRGWFRQHRFALGSALIHLRKSPGGFLLNVLVVAIALSLPFAGLTMLDNVRPMSEQMSVDPEISVFLKIDTPREQAVALASAMRNIVGAQKAKIVFIPREEALDTLKNKNGLADVLSTLGDNPLPDSYVLKLDAFSSASEAQDVDAVAEQLRHLPGVESAQVDSAWVKRLAALLGVLRLVLLLLAITLGVAVIAVVFNTIRLQVMQQRDEISISKLIGATDTFIHRPFYYTGALLGLCAGALALGAVALALQPLNTAIAEFARLYASEFQLVPLAPLPMAGLLAVSAGLGLIGAFLCVQRHLARLN; this is encoded by the coding sequence ATGAGAGGCTGGTTCCGTCAACACCGCTTCGCGCTGGGCTCGGCGCTGATTCATTTACGCAAGTCGCCGGGCGGCTTTTTACTGAACGTGCTCGTCGTCGCCATCGCCCTGTCGCTGCCGTTCGCCGGCTTGACCATGCTCGACAATGTGCGTCCCATGTCGGAACAGATGTCGGTCGACCCGGAAATCAGCGTTTTCCTGAAGATCGACACGCCGCGCGAGCAAGCCGTGGCCCTGGCGAGCGCCATGCGCAACATTGTCGGCGCGCAAAAGGCGAAGATCGTCTTCATCCCGCGCGAAGAGGCGCTCGATACCCTGAAGAACAAGAACGGCCTGGCCGACGTGCTCAGTACCCTGGGCGACAATCCCCTGCCCGACAGCTATGTGCTGAAACTCGACGCCTTCAGCAGCGCCAGCGAAGCGCAGGATGTCGATGCGGTGGCGGAACAGTTGCGCCATCTGCCCGGCGTGGAATCGGCGCAAGTCGATTCGGCCTGGGTCAAGCGTCTGGCGGCCCTGCTGGGCGTGCTGCGCCTGGTGCTGCTGCTGCTGGCCATCACCCTGGGCGTGGCCGTCATCGCCGTGGTCTTCAATACCATCCGCCTGCAGGTGATGCAGCAGCGCGATGAAATCAGCATCTCGAAACTGATCGGCGCGACGGATACCTTCATCCACCGCCCCTTCTATTACACGGGCGCCCTGCTGGGCCTGTGCGCGGGCGCGCTGGCCCTGGGCGCCGTGGCGCTGGCCTTGCAGCCGCTCAATACCGCGATTGCCGAGTTTGCCCGCCTGTATGCGTCCGAATTCCAGCTGGTGCCGCTGGCGCCGCTGCCGATGGCCGGCTTGCTGGCCGTCAGCGCCGGCCTGGGCCTGATCGGCGCCTTCCTCTGCGTACAGCGCCACCTGGCGCGCCTGAACTGA
- the rpoH gene encoding RNA polymerase sigma factor RpoH: MMSATSALVPTKSNALGLGFTGNLGNIDAYISAVNRLPMLTHDEEISLAKRLREKNDLAAAQELVLSHLRLVVSIARGYLGYGLPHADLIQEGNIGLMKAVKRFDPDQGVRLVSYAMHWVKAEMHEYILKNWRLVKVATTKAQRKLFFNLRSHKTGLDAMTPKQIDALAKLLDVKREEVIEMETRLSGRDIALESPADDEDDKFSPIAYLSSEQSEPTKVLEAEQVTRLQSEGLETALSKLDARSRRIIEARWLANDDGSGATLHALAEEFGVSAERIRQIEVAALKKMKGALAAWV, translated from the coding sequence ATGATGTCCGCTACATCCGCATTGGTTCCGACCAAAAGTAATGCGCTGGGCCTCGGATTCACTGGCAATCTGGGCAATATCGACGCCTATATCTCGGCCGTGAACCGCCTGCCCATGTTGACCCACGATGAAGAAATTTCGCTGGCGAAACGCCTGCGTGAAAAAAATGACCTGGCCGCCGCGCAAGAACTGGTACTGTCGCACCTGCGCCTGGTGGTCTCGATTGCCCGCGGCTACCTGGGCTATGGCTTGCCGCACGCCGACCTGATTCAGGAAGGCAATATCGGCTTGATGAAAGCCGTGAAACGCTTCGATCCGGACCAGGGCGTGCGCCTGGTGTCGTACGCCATGCACTGGGTGAAAGCCGAGATGCATGAGTACATCCTGAAAAACTGGCGCCTGGTCAAGGTCGCGACGACGAAGGCACAGCGCAAGCTGTTCTTCAACCTGCGCAGCCACAAGACGGGCCTCGATGCGATGACGCCGAAGCAGATCGATGCGCTGGCCAAGCTGCTCGACGTGAAACGCGAAGAAGTGATCGAAATGGAAACGCGTTTGAGCGGCCGCGACATTGCACTGGAATCGCCGGCCGATGATGAAGACGACAAGTTTTCGCCGATCGCCTACCTGTCGTCCGAGCAAAGCGAACCGACCAAGGTGCTGGAAGCGGAACAAGTGACGCGCCTGCAATCGGAAGGCCTGGAAACGGCCTTGAGCAAGCTCGACGCCCGTTCGCGCCGCATCATCGAAGCGCGCTGGCTGGCCAACGACGACGGTTCCGGCGCCACCCTGCATGCTTTGGCAGAAGAGTTCGGCGTATCGGCCGAACGCATCCGCCAGATCGAAGTGGCGGCGCTGAAAAAAATGAAAGGCGCGCTGGCCGCCTGGGTGTAA
- a CDS encoding ABC transporter ATP-binding protein — protein sequence MIAFQGLSKRYGTFDAVHPLTLQVGKGEVFGFLGPNGAGKTTTIRMLMGILVPSSGRVLVDGLDCHRDGAAVKRKVGYLPDTPIFYDYLRGREILQFVAEMHGYARAEAADRTARLLTEFGLDEAGEDFAVNYSLGMKKKLGLACALIHDPAVLILDEPINGLDPRASREVQERLLRIAAAGTTIFVSTHLLDMAQKLCSRVAIIHRGALAATGSLDEIRRQLSSDGSLEELFLQLTDETAAA from the coding sequence ATGATCGCATTCCAGGGTTTGTCCAAACGCTACGGCACCTTCGACGCCGTCCACCCGCTCACCTTGCAGGTGGGGAAGGGGGAAGTCTTCGGCTTCCTGGGACCGAATGGCGCCGGCAAGACCACCACCATCCGCATGCTGATGGGCATCCTGGTTCCCAGCAGCGGCCGCGTGCTGGTCGATGGCCTCGATTGCCACCGTGATGGCGCCGCCGTCAAGCGCAAGGTGGGCTACCTGCCCGACACCCCGATCTTTTACGATTATTTGCGGGGCCGCGAAATCCTGCAATTCGTCGCCGAAATGCATGGCTATGCGCGCGCGGAAGCGGCCGACCGCACGGCGCGTCTGTTGACGGAATTCGGTCTGGACGAAGCGGGCGAGGATTTCGCCGTCAATTACTCGCTGGGCATGAAGAAAAAACTGGGCCTGGCCTGCGCGCTGATCCACGATCCGGCCGTGCTGATCCTCGATGAACCGATCAACGGCCTGGACCCGCGTGCCTCGCGCGAAGTACAGGAACGGCTGCTGCGCATCGCCGCCGCCGGCACCACCATCTTCGTTTCCACGCATTTGCTCGACATGGCGCAAAAGCTGTGCAGCCGCGTGGCCATCATCCACCGCGGCGCGCTGGCGGCCACGGGCAGCCTGGACGAGATTCGCCGGCAGCTGTCCAGCGACGGCAGCCTGGAAGAACTCTTCCTGCAGCTTACCGATGAAACGGCCGCCGCATGA